Sequence from the Procambarus clarkii isolate CNS0578487 chromosome 2, FALCON_Pclarkii_2.0, whole genome shotgun sequence genome:
tttgaattctctgtcggtctggtataaaaaatttatagagtttcctccaatttcattatcctgcttgccactctttatgtagcgttccgtgcctttcacgtgaaagtgtgggcagcgaaggtcatagcattttctgtcctccagtgaggtttggcacatgttaggatggaaaaacctacatattgatccaaatcgacactcacctttcctaagcatatttaaacattttttgggatgttggtaactgcattctaatcctttcttattaccagcatatctatgtctgcatatgccctttgcataaaatttgcatgtctgtccttctgttctgaattgctctatcgagaaccgtcgtggtgtctgtacctatcgagctgtcagtgctgtctggtacactttctagtttactgtcatctacatcctggcctactgagtcagagtttacaacttcctgagtttcagcttcagtttcatccctgtctatagcctccgccccttgtatattagaattgttgttcctttcccactccttctggatggctggtaggcttccaatgaatgatgttttccaatcatgcgtcatgttatctagaaggttttttaggatattccaagctggcaggtcatttttacacacccagagcaagtggccagctctcagtgccgtagtgttactcactcctgtgcaagctgaatggaatctagtcttacagatataacattcaattcccgttaccttcgtctttaagaagttgttacagtggccacaaatttgtttatttactcccatattgccttgttttgttgtatatatctatatatttataatattatatgtatattgtatatttgtaacaatatatatgtatatatatttatatgtttaatatttataatagtatatgtataccgtatatttgtaatattatgtatgttattttgttcaaactttatggcaggtacttagcgtaggtagcgaggctggtccccggtcagtacaggtgacctcttgtggcccaggttgatgtcaccagtttccagttacccgatttataaccactgatgccgcctcttgccactattttatatttctagtattctatatttataatattcacttccaacttatatgttgttgtgatacccgttccccatcactgttccacgaatcaccgtggaACCGTGGccgataacaaaaacaaatcataATGTAAGATAGTACAAAAAGAACAGTACAATACATATCTTTCATTTTTAAGTGTACAGGCAAGCATGTGTACAAGTACAATACAACGAGAAcagacaaacagagcacaaaatcACAAATTACAAAGTCAGAAAAGCACAAAAGTACAAATTATCAAATATACAAAACCCCGGCCTGAAGGTcctacaacaaaaacaacaataagCACATCAGTACAATTACAAAGTACACAAACccgcacccaacaacccaaccattGAAGCACAACACAAAACAAGCCTACTGGCCCCGGAAACCACACGGAGAGGCTCAAATACATAACTAcagtaataataaataaaacacaaaaatgaACACAGAAACAAAAGGAAAATAACTGTGGCAATACATGACAATTGGAACAAAAAGAAGCAGGGCCACACAAGCAGCCCGAAGGGCAGCAACTACTACACAACAAGCACGGAGTATGCAAGAGCCTGGAAAACAAACCTGGCCCACCCACACTCCCGCATACGCACGCAACCGCACCGCACATCCACGCACACAATCGgacacaacatcacaacacatAGCACACAAAAAAATCACTTGAAAGGAGGATACACCTCAATACGAGTCGAATATTTCAAAGGAAACTCACGAAGAGGATATTTCTGCTTATAGTCCCCCATATTAAATACTCCAAGTCGGTAGGACAACGATTCCCCGTGCTTCAGGGAGGGGgttcataaactcaggaatcaccaaATCAGGCGGAAGCAGCAGCTCCCGGAGCTGGGCAGCAGTAGTCGCATAACGAGGTAAGGTAGAGCGAACCACCCCCTTCCTGGAACCAGAAGACATGGAAGAAGCTGATGTAGGCCACCGAGACGGCCCCACCACCGGATGCACAGGAGAAGATGAAGGCCACCGAGACGGGAACACCACACCTGACACCGCAGGAGATGCAGAAGATACGGCCGGAGACGGGAGAAGCGGCAAAACCACAGCCTATGAAACGGGGCGAAGCTGGGGGGCATGGAACCCCAAGAGCGAGCAGCcttttcaacaccatcaccaggtcaCCACGCTCACCAGCAGAAGGAACCACCCCCCACGCAGAATAggaaccatccgacgcaggcaacacACCGGAAGCAAGCTCCATATGCACCACACCAGAAGGGAAGTCCGAAACACCGACACTGGCAGccacaggcacatggacctccgccaccaccaaagAATGCTACGCAACCGGAACCACACCACCGTCGCTGGAAGACCCACCATCGTCGAATTctcccacatcagcccaagcTTAAGATCGCCGGGAACGCTTGGGCATCGGCAGCACATCATCAGAGCCAGATGTCGACCCAGAGACCTGGTCAACACAAGCCAGGCGAACCGACGCTCTCCGCAGGACGGCAGcaccctcaaccacacggggaacCAGGTCGAGTACAGTAGGAGGccccacagccaccccagcaTAGCCTGGGCACACGGTGAGGGCGCAGTGACAGGCACCACAATTGAAGAACAGGAAGACGAGGGAGCCGGAAGAACCATGGGAGCATCCGGGACAACATGAACACCCGACGGTGACACAGCCTCCTGAGaagaagcaacagcaacaggaggCACAACAGACaacacaacctccggaggagggGGTGACAGCAACAGGAGGTGAATCAGACAACACACGGGACACGGCAACAGCCAAAAAAGtcgtccacatccaccgaatccTTCTCCACAGGGAGCCGCAGGAAGTCCACCTCATGGAAGAGGTTGACGACTGCGACGGCAGGTGCAgaacacccagcagcctgatggcccaagaggccacaacgataacatggACGGGGCTGGTGGGCATAACGCACCCTAACGTAACAACCCAGAAGCTTCACTTGAGACGGAATGTCTGCCCGCAACCTCATTCCCAGGGTGAGAATGTTTGACCGCACATCCCCTAAGCGGATCCGAGGAGAGCAGGTGCAACCGCACACTGACAACCGCTCCAAACTGGCCGAAATAACGCCTCAGCAGCCTTTCCGGGAATTCCAGGGGCACCCCATGCACGCTAACATACATGATAGCACCACTGCGATCGGAGACAGTCACAGTGCCTGCACCTTCTGGCAGGGGCAAGGTCCACCCCTCATAACGACGTAAAACTGCCCGATACACCTCCGTTGTTAACTTGACAACCACCCTATGGGCAGTCACCAACTCAATGCCATAAACAGGGGTCCCCCACAGGGACCCGCAGCATGTCACACAGAACTATCCCCACCTCAGCCCGCTCGATCAGAAAACTCGAGGCCTACAGACTGGGCACACACAACAGggaggggggttgaggggggtCCCCCATGGTGCCAACATGCCAACTGCACCCTCCCACACGCAAATCCAGGTAGCAACTCAGTGAATGAGCCTGGCAGCCAGCAATGTTGTCACTCACAGTGAATGAGCCTGACATCCAGGCTCAAGTCCAAAACAGGCACGCTAATAACAATGTCCCCAAATGGCTCCGATAATAACATGAGTCATCAACAACACAATTACACATATAACTATCATGAAAACACTATGAtgaactgatccacaccaataatAGTCCTCCTTACATACTGGTAATATGTAaatagagagatatatacaatttCCTGAGAGCACACACTATGTGTATTACCCCATACAGTACCCAGAGACCAGTGAGGCTGACACCTCGGCCAACTCACAGTACCAACACTGCACATAATATAAACTCCACAGAAAACATACCAGAAATGCTTTTGTATATTATACGACACAGGAACATACGcaaatcttcactacacaaaACAATATTAtacatattgttacggtgccctctcctatttctttcgtttgccggcttaaagagtcatatcagctctccctactgattctctgaggttcagggagtctagtgatatatgtggcgaccagaccggctgccatttaatggaaggaggttatattataagttgtaaataaaggaaaattggcgccctgttataaaatgaaacagtatcccctgcggcagatatgaccttttggaagggagacaagccgatcgcggattggtcgacgtagttcgcgggcgacaaatcagggcccgccatgacgtcaccgagtgccccgggcggcgccaacgtcagagttgtactgaccgtggaagcgacaggacgcgcctcggtctgctctcaaagattggaggctctgcaagccttgttcagtggattgagctggccttcgctgcccctcacagtcattggagaccctgcgcttctgggaagccaaagaggaaccaagttcagtgagcagagaagtgccaaacttggaaaacagtcggcgacgacgctgggcggcgccgctggctggacgttgaggtctggaaggtgggcgagcaagccctgctgtgactggggtcacatccactgagaatcttggaaggacgacacagtgcctaggacaaggagcgacgccctgtgggagaggcgagtgtggggaaaaatagtgattagctcagcgcccatcgatgaaccaggattggggcagctgaatctcagggattggaacggcgatgacgcgaaggcttcacgacacctgaggacctgtggaacgtcctggatcgtcgaggatcgaccccaggaagcgtgggaacctcacaccatcgagggacaggcgtcgtgagccaggagtgtaaggtagatcagttttccctcccattaccccttgtatgagtaggctagttaggccacaatatttactcgtgtatgtggcagcaagaatttattactttaatagtagaataggctgcaaagcagcttgtgtccaggactgtcagagaggacagtgtgtatggatggcaggacagtgaagaagaggtgccgacgtggtgaagaggccctcctgtgagagtgtgagactcctgtcttcctgcccatttgaaggagtgttggaggtcgtggaagaagaggctgacgatctccagactcattatccatattccatattcatgtattacttgtgattgtgtgtgtgtgttcatgtaatttgcatcagtaaatccacacattttattactgtgtttgagtgtgcctccatttgtgatatttctctatgagcatacatttctggctacaaacgatatatgatacacccactgaactgcattgctggggtgcagatataataacccagctggcgaccttgctaagaggaagatagagaagacaggcgagaaaggagttcctgcaacctttttttgtctggcaggcaagactcagggaggttatgtttataggtaagcctgagtcttccttcactcccccactggtctaggccggaactgttaacagcagtttccccgtggttgactgaagggcttccagggtgaatcagtggcacccctttgtggtggaagcaaagacctgcggaggtgggcatcgttggtcctatcttgtgtgaccaaggagactccggtgaatccagggagtcggaggggctgagtatttgggccctttgagcccctagcagttaagtgttagcagagccccggaccgcccacccccacgtgacaagagaactggcgaccttgccaggattcgaaccccagtagccaagaactgggaacttcgccaggaagcgtggatcaagctacagtgtggaccaaattgcaagacaagtgttgccagggtactaatacagtgtggccagtgaattcggtggtactgttactcaaccagctaagggactgaaacggtgaaattagtgcctactaacttgtctgtgctgtcgtgtatgctcaatgatatagagatggaggaagacaaagtaaagaaatttattgacgcaAGGGACGagggaattttggaagagtgcaccaaggcccagctccaacaagtggcaaaccactttgggatcaggttgaggacgactaaggtagcggagcgaaggatagagatcatggcacagctcacagctcgagaggaagcgacgggagaggagccatctcaagaggagccgtcccgaggagagccgtcgcaaggtgaaccgtcccgactagggccaccccaagcgcctaccagtgtggagagaattcacagtgaacatgggagcagtggaaggtccagctgtagtaagaggagcctgcaactggaaataatgaagatgcaactggaagcccagctgcgacgagaggaaagagaagcgcaaatgcagcgagaggaacgtgcagctgagctgcagcgagaggaacgtgcagctgagctgcagcgagaggaacgtgcagctgagctgcagcgagaggaacgtgcagctgagctgcagcgaggtgagcgagaagcacggctgcagctgcagcgagaagaaggagagagacaactgcgactggaggagataaaggcaaagaaagaagtcgaattgcgtcgcgttgaacgtggtctgccctcactacctgcacggcgggatgacctcaaggtaagggaacgtgacttacctacgttcgaaccacaagaagctgaggcgttcttcgaacactttgaacggatagcgactctgaaggagtggccggaagatgattgggctgctctggtccagggcaggttgactggtgaggcccgggaagcctataacatgctggacctagaggagtgtactaattatgacgcgattaagaatgcggttctccactcattccggctgactccggagatgtaccggaagcggttcagagagtgtacaagagcgtcgggaaagacttacgccgagaccgccagggatatggaacggaaattcctacgatggttgaaggcggaggaagcggagtcggtggatgatgttaaacgactgatagtgatggagaagttcatgtcggtgctccatcctgagttgcgagtaagggtgagagaagcaggtattaaggacctgaaggctgcagcggatcgagccgacatgctaaaggaggcactacatatcaggagggaggggccgcccagacactcgccttaccccaggtcgggagggaaccttaggagttcaggaggagtgaggacgggtggggactctcccaagagtagtgtgcccgatgaagtaacgtggttcaagagctcaagagacgcggggaggaagccccaagctgtgagcagtggacctagctcaggagcaagtgctgcagtcccggacacgacgacagggagtccaaggaggacccaggggacgtctgcaagtggtaccgccagagggactggcgagtggccgcccaggggaggcagccgatgctacaactgtggtgtgagaggacattatgcccgcgagtgtgaggagcaccaaaggaatgtaggattaatgttggaagaggagagagtgtttgttcacaccccatattatagtggacccaacgtgaatggttgggaaatgaagttgggtgaacatcccttcgttttcggggccaacgtgaagtttggaaagtcagacccagtggaggttgccgtgcttcgagatacgggtgctgacataagtatggtgaccaggagtattctccccaaggaatttaatgattcacctgtgggagtggtgaggatacgcagtgtgggggaggaatacaggttgccacttcacgaagtacagctgattgccgactacggagtcgagagagctatagtagctgtagcccctaagttacccctagagcatgtacagatggtgctgggtaatgacctcggaggaggcaggatacaacccgattgggccaggagtgcctatgtttcaagcagcggtacaaccctgccaggtgaggtatcagtcgctccaaataatagtgaggaagccgacttcgacagggaaaacgtcgccagagacgacgacaacgagggcgagagtgcagagaggtcgtcggaggttgtggaaaaccccgacggggacctccgactaagcctgatgatgcgtgtggaggagtggcgaggagcagctgtacaaacgcctggggcggtgaggaggctgcagaccgcactccctccatacagaaacgtgaatagagtaagctcagtggatgagcgaatggcggtgaggggcagagtggaggaaccacgacgcagtgcaccctatgccggccagatgaatagtggtaggtgcaagatgaaccaccgtggtgaagtgagcgacagggaggtggatgagcccaaccacgaaccgaagaagacgtctgcagggaagagaatctcctggaggagtgaagatgttcgtcgggaacgaaggagcgagtggtataggaaaggcaatacgaagaaagcagggaataggtacacccagggtaggcgccagcctaaccagatgggcattgggccatcgcaaaggcctagtgtggaagagaggaagctgctggatggagtacaggttacaagtgccactgtgaggagacaacgcacctacgggagaagaggaaccgagaagagagaaggttggcgaagaggagatcatgagaggaaacatggagtacctgtaggacgcagtggaaatgcaagactatctcggagtgcacgacgcggtggaggcgctgcatgcactgaatcttacagtggtaacgagccgtgggagtacactcgtagccacggagagaggatttcttgtaggtgttcagggaacacccgtcacacccggtactatgcgaggtggagatacaatgaggcaagtgactggcaaagtggtatgagccacgtcaccaactggaggagtgacacttcaggaacggagggagcaagagtataggttgccctcttgagtgctgctcttccgatatgactcttattttaaggggaggggtatgttacggtgccctctcctatttcttttgtttgccggcttaaagagtcatatcagctctccctactgattctctgaggttcagggagtctagtgatatatgtggcgaccagaccggctgccatttaatggaaggaggttatattataagttgtaaataaaggaaaattggcgccctgttataaaatgaaacagtatcccctgcggcagatatgaccttttggaagggagacaagccgatcgcggattggtcgacgtagttcgcgggcgacaaatcagggcccgccatgacgtcaccgagtgccccgggcggcgccaacgtcagagttgtactgaccgtggaagcgacaggacgcgcctcggtctgctctcaaagattggaggctctgcaagccttgttcagtggattgagctggccttcgctgcccctcacagtcattggagaccctgcgcttctgggaagccaaagaggaaccaagttcagtgagcagagaagtgccaaacttggaaaacagtcggcgacgacgctgggcggcgccgctggctggacgttgaggtctggaaggtgggcgagcaagccctgctgtgactggggtcacatccactgagaatcttggaaggacgacacagtgcctaggacaaggagcgacgccctgtgggagaggcgagtgtggggaaaaatagtgattagctcagcgcccatcgatgaaccaggattggggcagctgaatctcagggattggaacggcgatgacgcgaaggcttcacgacacctgaggacctgtggaacgtcctggatcgtcgaggatcgaccccaggaagcgtgggaacctcacaccatcgagggacaggcgtcgtgagccaggagtgtaaggtagatcagttttccctcccattaccccttgtatgagtaggctagttaggccacaatatttactcgtgtatgtggcagcaagaatttattactttaatagtagaataggctgcaaagcagcttgtgtccaggactgtcagagaggacagtgtgtatggatggcaggacagtgaagaagaggtgccgacgtggtgaagaggccctcctgtgagagtgtgagactcctgtcttcctgcccatttgaaggagtgttggaggtcgtggaagaagaggctgacgatctccagactcattatccatattccatattcatgtattacttgtgattgtgtgtgtgtgttcatgtaatttgcatcagtaaatccacacattttattactgtgtttgagtgtgcctccatttgtgatatttctctatgagcatacatttctggctacaaacgatatatgatacacccactgaactgcattgctggggtgcagatataataacccagctggcgaccttgctaagaggaagatagagaagacaggcgagaaaggagttcctgcaacctttttttgtctggcaggcaagactcagggaggttatgtttataggtaagcctgagtcttccttcactcccccacgggtctaggccggaactgttaacagcagtttccccgtggttgactgaagggcttccagggtgaatcagtggcacccctttgtggtggaagcaaagacctgcggaggtgggcatcgttggtcctatcttgtgtgaccaaggagactccggtgaatccagggagtcggaggggctgagtatttgggccctttgagcccctagcagttaagtgttagcagagccccggaccgcccacccccacgtgacaatatattcACAAATCAGAATAAagaacaaccaaccaccacctgAGGTGATAACTCTGACACAGTCACACAggcaggggaagggaagggggaaggggggggggtaatgacgGTAGCAGCACCGGCTGATGCCTGTAATTAACAATCACTAACAACACATcataatataacaaaaatatacaaaagaaTATACATTCAGTAtcatgcatgtgtgtatataatgACATTACAGTATAAATAGGCCAAAATGTATATGGTAATAATGGTAATGAAGGTACATTTGACAAATAATGTATGACCACAGCGTATCCAATCTTAACTGGTTATGCTGTGTCATAACATCCTTTTATCGCTAAGAAAATGTGTTCTGCAGAGTGAACATATTTTGGTAGCTGACATGGACATCAACAAAGAATATAGCAGCCAGCAAAACATAatactatataatataataaaccaCCAGAAAAAGTACTCAGAATCATAAATGTAGAGAAATAGAACGAACAACGATGATACATTGAACAAGGGATGCATAAGAATACATTGAACAATAAAATTCAACAATAATGGTACACATCTACGGTATTAAAACACTCTACTCCGGTTAGTCTGGCACTGATTACTGCCATAGGTAATATTAACAAAAGCACAGACATGAAAGTATTTTGATATAATTAATGAGCAACCATGAAAATTTACATGGAGTAATAAAGGTAGACGAATACAATGACCAATGGCGACACATTGACCAAGGGATGCGTACGA
This genomic interval carries:
- the LOC138365871 gene encoding basic salivary proline-rich protein 3-like; translation: MEPQERAAFSTPSPGHHAHQQKEPPPTQNRNHPTQATHRKQAPYAPHQKGSPKHRHWQPQAHGPPPPPKNATQPEPHHRRWKTHHRRILPHQPKLKIAGNAWASAAHHQSQMSTQRPGQHKPGEPTLSAGRQHPQPHGEPGRPPEKKQQQQEAQQTTQPPEEGVTATGGESDNTRDTATAKKVVHIHRILLHREPQEVHLMEEVDDCDGRCRTPSSLMAQEATTITWTGLLRETDGRRQEKQAPPLQQHPRPPRNQPAADAPLQPPNDEDPKQESPGPQSSQEGQTYQGQTERPPKPQQEPRQYQDRVRIHRGNPHTQTSRESHPPEKPKGPQHEERHCRLPRGPQHHTGNRSLSGPDKRSVEGALDTKSWTEKGS